In Zingiber officinale cultivar Zhangliang chromosome 3B, Zo_v1.1, whole genome shotgun sequence, a single window of DNA contains:
- the LOC122055046 gene encoding uncharacterized protein LOC122055046 has protein sequence MANKRMRKLIQNSQRRSRREESSNRGVDDGNESQYTTSHSPLEIQNEEVNEQVENEVMSSSQSQQRKRGKTIMRDIHALHPDHVLVVEFNERGQPYDWRKMPANRLNDAWKLVTARFYIPNHHRRVIMQMMGAAWRRWRTEVKATSYDSNTSLEELVAIQPIPHGLTPQTWEVLCNYWKSTEKTSKINRENANKKKGTHAQGCTNIPSLEYKFSQENGRKPSRIEIQQLSRRSRKKGGAAIDDEAIRIENLLKEAVDRLLQDKPEGTQPLEVHEEAFREVFGPEHSGRVRCLGAGALPSQVFPEQCKRTSMYWQDYHSNSDLTDKFNEMREKIKDMELREAQRQTEIELMKKQMQDNDQIQNFARVMLSMMSRSVGGSRGPELLPAQMAAMFANIMQQQVPSRAEEDRCRSSSSPETDNN, from the exons ATGGCAAACAAAAGAATGCGAAAGCTAATCCAAAATAGCCAAAGACGATCTAGGAGAGAAGAATCAAGTAACAGAGGAGTTGATGATGGAAATGAATCACAATATACAACATCCCATTCACCATTGGAGATACAAAATGAGGAGGTTAATGAACAAg TTGAAAATGAGGTCATGTCTTCATCCCAAAGTCAGCAAAGAAAACGTGGCAAGACTATCATGAGAGATATTCATGCATTACATCCTGATCATGTGCTCGTTGTTGAATTCAATGAAAGGGGACAACCTTACG ATTGGAGAAAAATGCCGGCAAATCGCCTGAATGATGCATGGAAACTTGTTACC GCACGTTTCTATATTCCCAATCACCATAGAAGAGTTATAATGCAAATGATGGGGGCCGCATGGAGACGGTGGAGGACTGAAGTGAAAGCTACATCTTATGATTCAAATACTTCACTAGAAGAGCTTGTTGCAATACAACCCATTCCTCATGGATTGACACCTCAAACTTGGGAAGTTTTATGTAACTATTGGAAGTCTACTGAG AAAACTTCAAAAATCAATAGAGAAAATGCAAACAAAAAGAAAGGGACTCATGCACAGGGATGCACTAATATTCCGTCATTGGAATATAAATTT TCTCAAGAGAATGGTAGAAAACCAAGTCGTATTGAAATACAACAATTAAGTCGGAGAAGTAGAAAGAAAGGAGGTGCCGCTATTGACGATGAGGCAATACGAATTGAG AATTTACTTAAAGAGGCTGTAGATCGTCTCCTCCAAGATAAACCTGAAGGAACACAACCATTGGAAGTTCATGAGGAGGCATTTCG TGAGGTTTTTGGACCTGAGCATTCTGGTCGGGTGCGATGTTTAGGAGCTGGTGCGCTACCTAGCCAAGTTTTCCCAGAGCAATGTAAACGTACCTCAATGTATTGGCAAGATTATCACTCAAATTCAGATTTGACGGACAAATTTAACgaaatgagagagaaaattaaaGATATGGAGTTGCGAGAAGCACAACGACAAACAGAAATAGAGCTGATGAAAAAACAAATGCAAGATAATGATCAGATCCAAAATTTTGCACGAGTAATGTTAAGTATGATGTCGAGAAGTGTTGGGGGCTCTCGTGGACCCGAATTATTACCGGCACAA atGGCAGCTATGTTTGCAAATATTATGCAACAACAAGTTCCATCACGTGCGGAAGAAGATAGGTGTAGATCCTCCTCATCACCAGAAACAGATAATAACTAG